One window from the genome of Chloroflexota bacterium encodes:
- a CDS encoding XdhC family protein gives MGGLSRGGGMITDAAAAALSAIASRTPQVFVYVAGVRGVPDIELGLTLRYETEDRLIGSLGSPALDAAVAHDAADALRTGEPVTHTYAPDGSASSRRAAAYVKVFFDPIVPTPRLVIAGAGHIAQPLALCADLLEFETWVVDDRADYANRERFPTADRVVVDPMHEFFSELRVDPATYVVLVTRAHRYDEESLRQLLDTPAPYIGMIGSRRRVHIVHQTLLAEGISPHKFRRVYAPIGLDIGSRTPAEIALAIMAEIVNLRRGGRASHLSLEIFRAEGDTA, from the coding sequence ATGGGAGGCCTCAGCCGCGGCGGCGGCATGATCACGGACGCGGCCGCGGCGGCGCTCAGCGCCATCGCCTCGCGCACACCCCAGGTTTTTGTCTACGTCGCCGGCGTGCGCGGCGTCCCGGACATCGAACTCGGCCTCACGCTGCGGTACGAAACCGAAGACCGGCTCATTGGCTCGCTCGGGTCCCCGGCACTCGACGCGGCCGTCGCCCACGACGCGGCCGACGCCCTCCGGACCGGTGAGCCCGTCACCCACACCTACGCGCCGGACGGGAGCGCCTCGTCGCGGCGCGCCGCGGCCTACGTCAAGGTCTTCTTCGACCCCATCGTCCCCACGCCGCGGCTCGTCATCGCCGGCGCCGGGCACATTGCCCAGCCGCTGGCCCTCTGCGCGGATCTGCTGGAGTTCGAGACCTGGGTCGTGGACGATCGCGCCGACTACGCCAACCGCGAACGCTTTCCCACCGCGGACCGCGTCGTGGTGGACCCGATGCACGAGTTTTTCTCCGAGCTGCGCGTCGATCCGGCCACCTACGTCGTGCTCGTCACCCGCGCGCATCGCTACGACGAGGAGTCCCTGCGCCAACTGCTGGACACGCCCGCGCCCTACATCGGCATGATCGGCAGCCGCCGCCGCGTGCACATCGTCCACCAGACGCTGCTGGCGGAAGGGATTTCGCCCCACAAATTCCGCCGCGTCTACGCGCCGATCGGCCTGGACATCGGCAGCCGCACGCCCGCCGAGATCGCCCTGGCCATCATGGCCGAGATCGTGAACCTGCGCCGCGGCGGCCGCGCCTCGCACCTCTCGCTCGAAATATTCCGCGCCGAGGGCGACACCGCGTAG